In a genomic window of Algoriphagus halophilus:
- a CDS encoding ATP-binding protein, which yields MSYESRRLVILVSVFSLLAVLILNFFFFQKSNEERFLETLQEKIQKVDREFDEDFIQILMNVRSTDSISFERMELSGNIHPYFLLDSNRNLIYWSDFTFSFDFEQIDQDKEYQLIEDPFGSILIKVRQISRNGAPVLMVQALRLIYPGNIENDYLVTGANPEIFGNNRFTLFTNAEEGRYQVKNPGGIPIFGIDFLFGYQPADRLANPAILIFFTSVFLLYFLLSSDFVRSKWNKKHRWQAIGYAIIVLIAFRLIMLLLDFPGSYLNISLFDPANYASSWLNPSLGDLLLNTVCAVIVFGMIIYHLASQEMRYKVQSLKEATEIRVFGVIILAISSMALWMVWVLPRDIISNSQWALDISSIPSFDWFKGLSFLILFLWGAIYVLISLTFISLILEVAKKKAELYKGLLILGLPVAGVLLIFSIWGAVVWLIHLLLIALVIRFELFRNVFKLGFDTFLTFFFACLITAGICGISTFQTERNQLIQSKIRFANQNLIENDVMTEFFLSEIFTRIKSDLFIQNRMGDPLLSKDPIESKIRKIYLDNYFDQFEVKVGIYSSSGQQMQGGLDLGSLNDLRLKYINSDFATSVKDLYFIRGSDGNNGNQFIAFIPLSKDNASLGTIFLELNQLRVQPTSVYPKLLLDKKYSERLDPIRYDYAVFRGEELLRNTGSFNYLSQALTSRFGEEKLFEQGIHVGQYHHFGIRNGEDLIIISSPNRTLSHFFGNISLYFVAFVFLTFLTILINTFLKGYKKFEFNYSTKLQLYLNFAFFFPIIIISIITIGLLANSYREDLDRQYIQKANLIRGNLTSFLNNQSAENVDREVLNEEVNNLANTIASDLHIYTGEGKLQASNRPNIFDKKILSNWINPVAISEIEEKNQSRFLAEEKIGKLIYKSVYLAIPSTTSQSNLGILAVPFFESEAELNSLISDVLSNIFNAFVVIFILFLIVSYFVSKNLTFPFKLLTQKLKTTNLENNEPMYWGSKDEIGLLVNEYNNMLFKLESSKKVLASTEKESAWREMAKQVAHEIKNPLTPMKLTLQHLLRLQSAGQLDDHERLKKSLETLIHQVDALSGIASSFSTFAKMPLPKNDLMNFKEVLNQVIELFKNDERLDLTFKDDSYTDNIPILGDDKLFGRVIANLIINGVQAVESGKKPEIRIWLWMSDQAVFLEITDNGNGIPPELRDKIFIPNFSTKSQGSGLGLAIAKSGVETAGGKIWFETEMNVGTTFYLTFPLLE from the coding sequence ATGAGCTATGAATCCCGACGTTTGGTCATTTTGGTCAGCGTGTTCTCTCTACTTGCCGTCTTAATTCTGAATTTCTTTTTTTTTCAAAAAAGCAATGAGGAACGTTTTTTGGAAACTCTACAAGAGAAAATCCAAAAAGTAGATCGTGAATTCGATGAGGATTTTATTCAAATTCTTATGAATGTCCGGTCTACTGATTCCATTTCTTTTGAAAGAATGGAATTGTCTGGCAATATCCATCCTTACTTTTTATTGGATTCTAATAGGAATTTAATCTATTGGTCGGACTTTACCTTTTCTTTTGATTTTGAACAAATAGACCAGGATAAAGAATATCAGCTGATTGAAGACCCTTTTGGGTCAATATTGATCAAAGTCCGGCAAATTAGTAGGAATGGAGCCCCTGTATTGATGGTGCAGGCCCTACGGCTTATTTATCCTGGGAATATTGAAAATGATTACCTGGTTACCGGAGCCAACCCCGAAATTTTTGGTAATAATAGATTTACCCTCTTTACCAATGCGGAGGAAGGTAGGTATCAAGTCAAAAACCCAGGTGGTATTCCTATTTTTGGGATAGATTTCTTATTTGGCTATCAGCCAGCCGATCGATTAGCGAATCCAGCTATCCTCATTTTTTTTACTTCAGTATTTTTACTCTACTTCCTTTTGAGTTCTGATTTTGTAAGAAGCAAATGGAATAAAAAACATCGATGGCAGGCTATCGGGTATGCCATTATAGTTTTGATTGCTTTTAGGTTAATCATGCTGCTATTGGATTTTCCTGGGAGCTATTTAAATATCTCTCTATTTGATCCAGCTAATTATGCTTCCTCTTGGTTGAACCCAAGCCTTGGTGATTTATTGCTCAATACGGTTTGTGCGGTGATCGTATTTGGGATGATCATTTATCACTTGGCTTCTCAAGAAATGAGGTACAAGGTTCAGTCCTTGAAAGAAGCTACAGAAATAAGAGTATTTGGAGTAATAATTTTGGCCATTAGCTCCATGGCCTTATGGATGGTCTGGGTACTTCCAAGAGATATTATATCCAATTCCCAATGGGCATTGGATATTAGTTCAATCCCTTCTTTTGATTGGTTTAAAGGACTAAGCTTTTTAATCCTTTTTCTATGGGGAGCGATATATGTGTTGATTTCCCTGACCTTCATCAGTCTTATTTTGGAAGTAGCCAAGAAGAAAGCCGAATTATACAAAGGGTTACTCATTTTGGGCTTGCCCGTCGCGGGTGTTTTATTGATTTTTAGTATTTGGGGAGCTGTGGTTTGGTTAATTCATTTACTACTGATTGCCTTAGTTATTCGTTTTGAATTGTTTAGGAATGTTTTTAAGCTCGGGTTTGATACATTCTTGACCTTCTTTTTTGCTTGTTTAATTACAGCGGGAATTTGTGGGATCAGTACATTTCAAACAGAGCGAAATCAATTGATTCAGTCAAAAATCAGATTTGCCAATCAAAACTTGATTGAAAATGATGTCATGACAGAATTTTTCCTCAGCGAAATATTTACCAGGATTAAGTCAGATTTATTTATTCAAAATAGGATGGGAGATCCCCTTCTTTCCAAAGATCCCATCGAAAGCAAAATCAGAAAAATATACTTAGATAATTATTTCGATCAGTTTGAGGTGAAAGTAGGGATTTATTCCTCCTCAGGACAGCAAATGCAAGGAGGGTTAGATTTGGGAAGTCTCAATGATTTAAGACTTAAATACATTAATAGCGATTTTGCTACCTCTGTCAAAGATCTCTATTTCATAAGAGGTAGTGATGGAAATAATGGAAATCAATTCATTGCCTTTATCCCTTTATCAAAGGACAATGCTTCGCTGGGTACAATTTTTCTTGAGTTGAACCAATTGAGAGTTCAACCGACTAGTGTTTATCCTAAGCTGCTTTTAGATAAAAAATATTCTGAAAGATTAGACCCCATCAGGTATGATTATGCAGTATTTAGAGGCGAAGAGCTTCTTAGAAACACAGGGAGCTTTAATTACTTATCCCAGGCATTAACCTCTAGATTTGGGGAAGAAAAGCTGTTTGAGCAAGGAATTCATGTTGGACAATATCATCACTTTGGAATTCGAAATGGAGAGGATTTAATCATCATTTCATCTCCAAACAGGACCTTGTCCCATTTTTTCGGAAACATCTCCTTGTATTTTGTTGCTTTCGTGTTTCTGACCTTCCTCACGATATTGATCAATACCTTTTTGAAAGGCTACAAGAAATTTGAATTTAATTATTCTACCAAGCTTCAGCTTTACCTTAATTTTGCATTCTTCTTCCCGATCATAATTATCAGCATTATTACCATTGGTTTATTGGCTAACAGTTATCGAGAAGATTTGGATAGGCAGTATATTCAGAAAGCAAATTTAATTCGTGGTAATTTGACCAGTTTTTTGAATAATCAAAGTGCAGAAAACGTGGACAGAGAAGTGTTGAATGAGGAGGTGAATAATTTAGCGAATACCATTGCAAGTGATTTACATATTTATACCGGAGAAGGGAAATTGCAAGCTTCCAATAGACCCAATATTTTCGATAAAAAGATTCTTTCTAATTGGATAAACCCTGTCGCTATTTCAGAAATAGAAGAGAAAAATCAGTCTCGCTTTTTGGCAGAGGAAAAAATAGGGAAGCTGATTTATAAGTCAGTTTATTTGGCCATACCTTCCACAACAAGTCAAAGTAATTTGGGGATTTTGGCTGTTCCTTTCTTTGAATCTGAAGCGGAATTGAATTCACTGATTTCGGATGTGTTGAGTAATATATTTAATGCATTCGTAGTGATATTTATCCTTTTCTTGATCGTCTCTTATTTTGTATCCAAGAACCTGACTTTTCCATTTAAGTTATTAACCCAAAAACTAAAAACGACTAACCTGGAAAATAATGAACCCATGTATTGGGGGTCCAAGGATGAAATTGGGCTATTGGTAAATGAATACAATAACATGTTGTTTAAGCTGGAATCCAGTAAAAAAGTCTTGGCATCCACTGAAAAGGAATCTGCTTGGAGAGAAATGGCAAAGCAAGTAGCACATGAAATTAAGAATCCGCTTACTCCTATGAAGTTGACTTTGCAGCATTTATTGAGGTTGCAAAGTGCTGGTCAGTTAGATGATCATGAGCGTCTGAAAAAATCATTGGAGACTTTGATCCATCAGGTTGATGCATTAAGTGGAATCGCTTCCTCATTTTCCACTTTTGCCAAAATGCCACTTCCAAAGAATGACTTGATGAATTTCAAGGAAGTTTTAAATCAGGTGATTGAATTGTTTAAAAATGATGAGCGATTGGATTTGACATTTAAGGATGATTCTTACACCGATAATATTCCGATTCTTGGAGATGATAAATTATTTGGAAGAGTCATTGCCAACTTGATTATCAATGGAGTTCAAGCGGTGGAATCAGGTAAAAAGCCAGAAATTAGAATTTGGCTTTGGATGAGTGATCAGGCAGTATTTCTTGAAATTACTGACAATGGAAATGGAATTCCTCCGGAATTAAGGGATAAAATCTTTATTCCTAATTTCAGCACCAAGAGCCAGGGTTCAGGACTTGGATTGGCAATCGCAAAAAGTGGAGTAGAAACTGCAGGAGGTAAGATATGGTTTGAAACGGAAATGAATGTTGGGACAACATTTTATCTTACTTTTCCATTACTCGAATAA
- a CDS encoding SDR family oxidoreductase produces MSKSILVTGGTKGIGRAIIERFANEGFDVITCARNEEELASLKASLEENHALIHVLAVKADLSKKEEVLEFAEKVKAFGVPDVLVNNTGVFLPGAILDEPEGNFELMMNTNLYSAYYLTRALIAGMVARKSGHIFSMGSIAGLTAYANGGSYAISKWAMLGMTKCLREELKDDHIKVTSILPGATYTASWEGVDLPEERFMKAEDVAESVWSAYNLSPQTVVEELVIRPQLGDI; encoded by the coding sequence ATGAGTAAAAGTATCTTGGTCACAGGAGGCACAAAGGGCATAGGAAGGGCCATTATCGAGCGTTTTGCAAATGAGGGGTTTGATGTGATTACCTGTGCTAGAAATGAAGAGGAACTAGCCTCCTTGAAAGCTTCTTTAGAGGAAAATCATGCTCTGATCCATGTTTTGGCCGTGAAAGCTGACCTTTCCAAAAAAGAAGAAGTGTTGGAGTTTGCTGAAAAGGTAAAAGCTTTTGGAGTTCCTGATGTGTTAGTGAACAATACGGGGGTTTTCCTTCCAGGAGCAATTTTGGATGAACCGGAAGGTAATTTTGAGCTGATGATGAATACCAATTTATACTCAGCCTACTATTTAACTCGTGCGTTAATAGCTGGTATGGTAGCCAGAAAAAGTGGTCATATTTTTAGTATGGGCTCCATTGCTGGACTGACAGCCTATGCCAACGGAGGCAGCTATGCCATTTCTAAATGGGCGATGTTAGGAATGACCAAATGCCTTAGAGAGGAATTAAAAGATGATCATATAAAAGTTACTTCCATTCTTCCTGGAGCCACATATACAGCTAGTTGGGAAGGGGTAGACTTGCCGGAAGAAAGGTTTATGAAAGCGGAAGATGTAGCAGAATCTGTTTGGTCTGCTTATAACCTTTCACCCCAAACTGTTGTTGAAGAATTAGTGATCAGACCCCAATTAGGAGATATTTAA
- the ispG gene encoding (E)-4-hydroxy-3-methylbut-2-enyl-diphosphate synthase encodes MEPIIKSQDQLYCNSLTSYSRRKTIPVNVGGVLIGGDNPIVVQSMTTVDTMDTQGSVEQCIRMIESGCQLIRITAPSIKEAENLKNIKDELRKRGYSTPLVADIHFTPNAAEVAAKIVEKVRINPGNYADKKKFEVIEYTDESYQEELNRIRDRFLPLVKICKQHGTAMRIGTNHGSLSDRIMSRYGDTPLGMVESALEFLRICEDENYHDIVISMKSSNTQVMVQAYRLLVQKLDEGGFKPYPLHLGVTEAGEAEDGRIKSAVGIGTLLEDGLGDTVRVSLTEDPEFEAPVAKALIDRYSNRTPHAEIKKIDEYPIHPFDHEKRHSYEVFNFGGHHVPRVITDISKIEKITEKEIKQTGHFYLPELDKWKMNDQGCDFVFSGYNPIPFMLPNGMKEIQYVAIWKQQSDQINKFPLFNLAEYVSSSVFHLELNFLEIFDTEIEEVIPLVANRKDTVLILKTSNKHAMPALRRAFVSLMESNTEIPVVVKIAYPDQDHDLTMLYAATDVGGLLIDGLGDGIFISLEKENQTDRQEVLDQVKLHNSVGFGVLQAARTRMSKTEYISCPSCGRTLFDLQETTAMIRKRTDHLKGVKIGIMGCIVNGPGEMADADYGYVGSGKGKITLYKGKEVMKRSVPSERAVDELIEIIKEDGMWSESDSI; translated from the coding sequence ATGGAGCCAATTATAAAATCGCAGGATCAATTGTATTGCAATAGCCTTACTTCCTATTCGAGAAGGAAAACCATTCCTGTCAATGTAGGAGGGGTGTTGATCGGTGGGGATAATCCCATTGTGGTGCAATCCATGACGACCGTGGATACCATGGATACCCAAGGGTCCGTGGAGCAATGTATTCGAATGATTGAATCAGGTTGTCAATTGATACGTATTACGGCTCCAAGTATTAAAGAGGCAGAGAATTTAAAAAATATCAAAGATGAGCTACGTAAAAGAGGTTATAGTACCCCTTTAGTAGCAGACATTCATTTTACTCCCAATGCGGCAGAAGTTGCTGCAAAAATAGTGGAGAAGGTTCGAATCAATCCGGGTAACTATGCGGATAAAAAGAAATTTGAAGTCATAGAATATACGGATGAATCTTACCAGGAGGAATTGAATAGAATCCGCGACCGATTCTTACCATTGGTAAAGATTTGTAAACAGCATGGTACTGCCATGAGAATTGGTACCAACCATGGTTCTCTTTCGGATAGAATTATGAGTCGCTATGGAGATACTCCTTTGGGAATGGTGGAATCTGCACTGGAGTTTTTAAGAATTTGTGAGGACGAAAACTATCATGATATTGTCATTTCTATGAAGTCCTCCAATACGCAGGTGATGGTGCAGGCGTATCGTTTGTTAGTTCAAAAATTAGACGAAGGGGGCTTCAAACCTTACCCTCTTCATTTGGGAGTAACTGAAGCAGGTGAAGCGGAGGATGGAAGGATTAAGTCCGCAGTAGGAATTGGTACCTTGCTGGAAGATGGGTTGGGTGATACAGTTCGGGTTTCCTTAACAGAGGATCCGGAATTTGAAGCGCCTGTAGCCAAAGCATTGATTGATCGGTATTCAAATCGGACTCCTCATGCAGAAATAAAGAAAATAGACGAATATCCTATTCATCCTTTTGACCATGAGAAACGACATTCCTACGAGGTTTTCAATTTTGGAGGGCATCATGTCCCTAGGGTCATCACAGATATATCTAAAATCGAGAAAATTACAGAGAAGGAAATAAAGCAAACCGGGCATTTCTATTTACCGGAATTGGACAAATGGAAAATGAATGATCAAGGTTGTGATTTTGTTTTTTCAGGCTACAACCCCATTCCGTTTATGTTGCCAAATGGGATGAAGGAAATTCAATATGTAGCCATTTGGAAACAACAATCAGATCAAATCAACAAGTTTCCGTTGTTTAACTTGGCTGAATATGTTAGTTCTTCGGTTTTTCATTTAGAGCTGAATTTCCTGGAAATTTTTGATACCGAAATAGAGGAAGTCATTCCTCTTGTTGCCAATAGAAAGGACACGGTGTTAATTTTGAAAACTTCCAATAAGCATGCGATGCCTGCTTTAAGGAGGGCTTTTGTCAGCCTTATGGAATCAAATACTGAGATACCTGTGGTGGTAAAAATTGCCTATCCAGATCAGGATCATGATTTAACCATGTTATATGCTGCCACTGATGTTGGAGGCTTGCTAATAGATGGCTTAGGGGATGGAATATTTATTTCTTTGGAAAAAGAAAACCAGACGGATCGACAGGAGGTTTTGGACCAAGTAAAATTGCATAATTCTGTAGGCTTTGGGGTACTTCAGGCAGCAAGAACAAGAATGTCCAAGACGGAGTACATATCTTGTCCTTCTTGTGGTAGAACCTTGTTTGACCTTCAGGAAACTACTGCCATGATCCGAAAAAGAACAGATCATTTGAAAGGTGTGAAAATTGGAATTATGGGTTGTATCGTGAATGGACCTGGAGAAATGGCAGATGCAGATTATGGATATGTAGGTTCAGGGAAGGGAAAAATTACCCTTTACAAAGGAAAAGAAGTGATGAAAAGATCAGTTCCTTCAGAACGTGCGGTAGATGAACTGATAGAGATTATTAAAGAAGATGGGATGTGGAGTGAATCCGATTCGATTTAA
- a CDS encoding DUF6728 family protein, translating to MSENNKVKEFFKLGEVGNYFVRVFQKPDPSQKSNLNLRMMHGINKISIIVFILALIVWTLKRFI from the coding sequence ATGTCAGAAAATAATAAAGTTAAAGAGTTCTTTAAGTTAGGCGAAGTTGGAAATTACTTTGTGCGAGTTTTTCAAAAACCTGACCCAAGCCAAAAATCCAACTTGAATTTGAGAATGATGCATGGTATCAATAAGATTTCCATCATTGTTTTTATTTTGGCTTTGATCGTTTGGACCCTTAAAAGATTTATATAA
- a CDS encoding acyltransferase family protein produces the protein MDSTLIKSGRLVSLDTFRGLTMFLLVAEAASVYHSLLEAFPEPGFLNSLFTQFTHHPWNGLRFWDLIQPFFMFIVGVAMPFSLNKRLANHEDRSKVTRHILKRCLLLFLFGTGLHCIYAGKLVFELWNVLTQLSFTILVTFFLLKKSWKIQLGVSIALLALTEVLYRWYNPEVPYEHGTNFGNYIDMILMGKINNGGWVAINCIPTAAHTIWGAICGNILLSKSLPKDKIKTFVIGGIIGLILGYGLDLIGITPIIKRISTSSFAFASGGWALLALAFSYWLIDVKKYQSKAFPFIIVGMNSIFIYLFAEILGHRWLNSTIGIFTTGFLEPIGFGEHSLDIITAFCTLAAMWGLCYFLYRKKIFFKI, from the coding sequence ATGGATTCAACTTTAATCAAGTCTGGAAGGCTTGTTTCACTGGACACCTTTAGAGGGCTGACCATGTTTCTGTTAGTGGCAGAAGCTGCTTCAGTTTATCATAGTTTATTAGAGGCTTTTCCGGAACCTGGATTTTTAAATTCCCTTTTCACGCAGTTTACTCACCATCCTTGGAACGGACTTCGATTTTGGGATTTGATCCAACCCTTTTTCATGTTTATAGTAGGTGTAGCAATGCCCTTCTCTTTGAATAAACGACTAGCAAATCATGAAGACCGATCCAAAGTAACAAGACATATCCTTAAAAGATGTCTATTGTTATTTCTATTTGGCACTGGACTCCATTGCATCTATGCAGGTAAATTAGTATTTGAACTTTGGAATGTATTGACCCAACTTTCCTTCACGATTTTAGTAACCTTCTTCCTCCTTAAGAAATCCTGGAAAATTCAATTGGGAGTTTCCATAGCCTTATTAGCCCTTACAGAAGTTCTTTATAGATGGTATAACCCCGAAGTTCCTTATGAACATGGAACGAATTTCGGTAACTATATCGACATGATTTTGATGGGTAAGATCAACAATGGGGGCTGGGTAGCAATCAACTGCATTCCTACAGCGGCACATACCATTTGGGGAGCTATTTGCGGAAATATCCTTTTATCCAAAAGTCTGCCGAAAGATAAAATTAAGACATTTGTTATTGGAGGAATTATAGGCTTAATCTTAGGATATGGGCTTGACTTGATCGGAATTACTCCTATTATTAAGAGAATCAGCACCAGCTCCTTCGCATTTGCTTCTGGTGGATGGGCTTTATTGGCCTTAGCTTTTTCCTACTGGCTGATTGACGTAAAAAAATACCAATCCAAAGCTTTTCCTTTCATCATAGTAGGAATGAACTCCATCTTCATTTACCTGTTTGCAGAAATACTCGGACATCGCTGGCTTAATAGTACTATAGGGATTTTCACCACCGGTTTTCTTGAGCCAATTGGTTTTGGAGAGCATTCATTAGATATCATCACAGCATTCTGTACCTTGGCTGCCATGTGGGGTCTTTGCTATTTTCTTTACCGCAAAAAAATCTTCTTTAAAATTTAG
- a CDS encoding sterol desaturase family protein produces the protein MEKYIKAISDGYYGYWNYLVNEILNPSWHNYFYWLIGASFVIWLLEVFFPWRKNQPVIREHFWLDIFYLFWNYFLFSLVAYNALSMVAVEAFNDFLGLFGITNTVAIKIDQLPVWVQLFIIFIVRDFMQWAIHMMYHHVGWMWEFHKVHHSTREMGFAALLRYHWMENILYRTLEYIPLAMIGVGITDFFIVHIFTLVVGQLGHSNLYIPLGPLRYIINGPQMHLWHHAKELPESHPNGFNYGISLSLWDFIFKTNYWPSDDENLPVGLPDEEHYPEDFIGQNLAPFQRIFGKKKG, from the coding sequence ATGGAAAAATACATCAAAGCAATTTCTGACGGCTATTATGGCTATTGGAATTATTTGGTAAATGAAATATTAAATCCTTCATGGCATAATTACTTCTATTGGCTCATTGGAGCCTCTTTTGTGATTTGGCTGCTGGAAGTATTTTTCCCTTGGAGAAAAAACCAACCCGTTATCCGAGAACATTTTTGGCTGGACATTTTCTACCTTTTCTGGAATTATTTCCTTTTTTCCCTTGTGGCTTACAATGCGCTTTCAATGGTCGCAGTAGAAGCCTTCAATGATTTTCTGGGACTATTTGGAATAACCAATACCGTTGCGATCAAAATCGATCAACTCCCAGTCTGGGTTCAATTATTTATCATCTTCATCGTACGAGACTTTATGCAATGGGCGATTCATATGATGTATCATCATGTTGGCTGGATGTGGGAATTTCATAAAGTCCATCACAGCACCCGAGAAATGGGCTTTGCGGCATTACTGAGATACCATTGGATGGAAAATATCTTGTATAGGACACTGGAATATATCCCTTTGGCTATGATTGGGGTGGGGATTACAGACTTTTTCATTGTCCATATTTTCACACTTGTGGTAGGGCAACTGGGTCATTCCAACTTATATATTCCATTAGGGCCTCTCCGATATATTATCAATGGGCCCCAAATGCACCTTTGGCATCATGCAAAAGAACTTCCTGAATCCCATCCAAATGGGTTTAACTACGGGATCTCCTTAAGTCTTTGGGACTTTATTTTTAAGACTAATTATTGGCCTTCTGATGATGAAAATCTTCCAGTAGGGCTTCCCGATGAAGAACACTATCCTGAAGATTTCATAGGTCAAAATCTTGCCCCTTTTCAGCGGATTTTTGGAAAGAAAAAAGGTTAA
- a CDS encoding MmcQ/YjbR family DNA-binding protein, with product MTLTYYRDYCLSKPGTTEDTPFDEDALCFRVGGKIFSITSISQFQYINLKCDPERSIELREQYEGITPGYHMNKKQWNSVSTTGNVPDPLILELADHSYELIFASLPKKIQAEIRL from the coding sequence ATGACATTAACCTATTATCGAGATTATTGTTTGTCAAAACCCGGTACCACCGAAGATACTCCATTTGATGAGGATGCACTTTGTTTTCGGGTAGGAGGAAAAATATTCTCCATTACTTCTATCAGTCAATTTCAGTACATCAATCTTAAATGTGATCCTGAGAGGTCCATAGAGTTACGTGAGCAGTACGAAGGGATAACTCCTGGATATCATATGAACAAAAAACAATGGAATTCTGTCAGTACCACTGGCAATGTTCCAGATCCTTTGATCCTTGAATTGGCAGATCACTCCTACGAACTTATCTTTGCTAGCCTGCCAAAGAAAATCCAGGCAGAAATACGCCTATGA
- a CDS encoding ABC transporter ATP-binding protein: MSYFSVRHVSKSYDQNPALVNFSLELNKGDFLSIVGASGSGKSTLLRIMAGLEIQDEGEVHLDGELILNPKHKLVSGYDEIKLIHQDYHLFPNSSVEENIARPLLHYEREYAKSRVENLLNLLGLKAFRDRYPRQLSGGQQQKVAIAKALSVEPELLLLDEPFSSLDTIQTHQLIFELKELFQELGTTVIFVTHDLDDALRLTDNLLILQKGKTVQQGTSQELCEHPMSKYVAQLFSPINLIPDRFNSYIRPSNVKLRTKGPLLGHVVDTRYLVHFNSLQVRLKNGGEIWEVDDPLRKFKIGDRVYLQFDEDKVMVLKK; encoded by the coding sequence ATGAGTTACTTTTCCGTTCGTCATGTGTCAAAATCCTATGACCAGAACCCAGCCTTAGTTAATTTTTCACTAGAACTAAATAAAGGAGATTTCCTTTCCATCGTTGGAGCGAGTGGATCCGGGAAAAGTACCCTTCTAAGAATTATGGCAGGTCTAGAGATCCAAGATGAAGGAGAGGTCCACCTAGATGGAGAGTTGATATTAAACCCGAAGCATAAATTGGTTTCAGGCTATGATGAAATCAAATTGATCCATCAAGATTACCATTTGTTTCCAAATTCCTCAGTAGAAGAAAATATTGCTCGTCCGCTGCTTCATTATGAAAGGGAATATGCAAAATCCAGAGTGGAAAATCTTTTGAATTTATTGGGTTTAAAAGCGTTTAGAGATCGATATCCAAGACAGCTTTCAGGTGGACAGCAGCAGAAAGTGGCTATAGCCAAAGCATTGAGTGTAGAGCCTGAATTATTATTGCTGGATGAGCCTTTTAGCTCTTTAGATACCATTCAAACTCACCAATTGATATTTGAGTTAAAGGAATTATTTCAGGAATTGGGGACTACTGTGATTTTTGTGACTCATGACTTGGATGATGCGCTCAGACTTACCGATAACCTTTTGATTTTGCAAAAAGGGAAAACCGTTCAGCAGGGGACTTCTCAAGAATTGTGTGAACACCCTATGTCTAAGTACGTTGCTCAGCTGTTTAGCCCTATCAACCTCATTCCAGATCGATTTAACTCATATATAAGACCTTCCAATGTCAAGTTAAGAACCAAAGGGCCACTTCTTGGACATGTAGTGGACACTCGTTATTTGGTGCATTTTAATAGCCTGCAAGTTCGGTTGAAAAATGGGGGTGAAATTTGGGAAGTAGATGATCCGCTCCGCAAATTTAAAATTGGTGACAGGGTATATCTTCAGTTTGATGAGGATAAAGTCATGGTATTGAAAAAGTAA
- a CDS encoding c-type cytochrome — MTRIFLLLFLSFVGCTSIDKKKSIENEVISSKADDYFRVIEGQDEEIDTSLVKRGEILIAYSDCLDCHKIENRAKGPAFLDISKRYPYQEVYIDLLSQRIISGGNGSWGYPVMSAHPNLTVEDSKAMAAFVLSMENLRD, encoded by the coding sequence ATGACTAGAATATTCCTCCTTCTTTTTTTGTCTTTTGTAGGGTGTACTTCTATTGATAAGAAGAAATCAATTGAAAATGAAGTGATCAGCTCAAAAGCAGATGATTACTTTCGGGTGATTGAGGGTCAAGATGAAGAAATTGACACCTCCTTAGTTAAAAGAGGAGAAATTCTAATCGCTTATTCGGATTGTTTAGACTGCCATAAAATTGAAAATAGAGCAAAGGGACCAGCATTTTTAGACATTTCAAAAAGGTATCCTTACCAAGAGGTTTACATAGATTTACTATCTCAAAGGATCATATCTGGAGGAAATGGATCATGGGGATATCCTGTTATGTCAGCCCATCCTAATCTAACCGTTGAAGATTCAAAGGCCATGGCTGCCTTTGTATTGTCAATGGAAAATTTACGAGATTAA